TAGAATTAAGAAAGTATTGGCATGTTGTTCCAGGTTCATTGTTCATGAATTGTAAGTATATATTTCTACTACTTACTAAGATCAAAGCACTGTTGACCTGATGATTTTATTTACCAAGAGTATCAAACATTTGAAAAGGTCTAGCATACTAAGTACTATATATATGAACCTCATGCTATGTGAACTAAACAGTATAAATTTACTGGCCATATAAATTCTATCTTGTAAATAACGTATAACTGTTTGGCTGATTGTGGTTTTGGCTCAacgtattaattaaaagaataagaagataGACCTTTGATTTAAACTAAAAAGTTTCAGGTAGGTAAAATCAACCGGAATAAAGCAGATTTTACCTAATTAAATGTAAAGCCCCTAATCAACTTATATGATAATAGGGACATTGATAAGTGTCACAttgaattttgaattattaGAAAAGGCCAAAATTTGGATTTATCCTAACTCAAAAGAAACAATTTGCAGACAAACAAGAAAAATGTGCCAAATTATTATGTACAGGACTCATGAGATAaggaattttaatataatagaaaaaaacacatcttatcttaagtttttttttaataatgcaaATTAGCTAAAAGGGACAAGTATTGTCCATTCAACTAACTCCCACACTTCTGGGAAATGGACTATAATAATTCCCTGTCAAATAGATCAAATATATTTCCACGAAGGAAAAACAAAATACACTATAAACAGGATATATAAGATTGTGGGTATGTTTACTGTTCACTTCATGCATGATTAGAAGATTGTTGTCTCGTCGAGTATCTGACACCTATTCAAATTCTAGCTACTCAATTTGAATTCCATAActataaaattcattacatATTTATGTATCCCATAGAGATATAAATGAAAAACTGTACTATTCATATCTCTATACTACAGAGCCTTTTAtcttttaatgaattaaaagcCATCCATAACTCAAGTAGTCAAGTGTAACAAATCATTGATGAAAGTTAAAACTATAACATTGTATCAATTTTAGACTGTATCCATTTATGACGAAAACTCCTatgttataaattaacattGGTCACCCATACGTGTATACAAAATTGATTCCCTTCACAGTGTAGAAGAAGATCATAAAAAGTACAAACACAAGTTACATAATGAAACTGTGAGTTGAAATAAAAAGGTTAGTGAGAATCTCCAACTGTCTGTACAATTCTTATAGACAAGGAAGCCAAGTAAATAACCAAAAGCCCTATACCCATCACGGCACCAAGCCTCATTCTATTACTAAACAGAACCAAGAACGACCAAACCAGTCCTATAACTAAAAACCCAAGACTCTCCAACACACGAGGATCCGTCTTAATCACAATGCTCGACGGATAAATCTCCCACGCGCATCCCACAAGCGACACCCCTAGAGCGAACAACGTATTAAAGATAGGACCCGCGTAACATCCCGACACAGCCACTTGAGCTCCTTCGTCCCCATCGTGCAGCGCCATCGTCACGTTGGTTATAAGATCTCCTATAGAGTTCCCCCACGCGAGAACCGTAAGGCCCAAGATCGAAGGGCTTACACCGAAGATGTAACCTAGTGAAGTCAAAAGCGCGACTAGCTCTTGTGCTGATATGTAACTCCACGTCATGCTCATTACAAACCCTCCTACTAACCAAGGTAGTAGCCACTTCTTCGGTGGGTGTGACTTCTTCGTCGTGGCTCCTGCTACAACACCGAGAACTATACCGACCGAACACCCGGTTATATACACAACCCCTGCCTCGAAACTTGTCGGATTCCGCTTCCAGTTCCATAGAAACGACAACAGAACCGGAGCAGACGTAACCGAAGCAACAGCTATCGGTTTAGACCATCTCTCTTCACTCACTACCGGTATAGTCAATCTCCTCGGCAAGTAGAGAGGCAAAGTGATAACCCAAACCATTAACTTCCAGTAACATCTcccatcatcaacaacaacaacaacaacatcttcATCAAGATCATCTCTCTGCTCCAATATCGGTTCACCAAGACTACCACCCCTTTTATGAACCGACTCAACATCAAACTCACAGCTCTCTCCACCAAACCTCCAAGATAAATACACAAAGACGACATAAACAGCGTACAACGAACAGAACCCAAGAGCGCCCCAGAGATTGATCTTCCCATAGACCAAGATCAAAGCCAAGGAGCCAACCGCAGCGCAGAAGAAGCAAACGTCTCTTATAAAAGCAGACCTCTCGACCCTAACCCTTCTCCTATGCAACGAAACGCTTATGATCCCAACCACTACGCAGGTAACAAAAGAGGAACCTCCAACAACAGTGTTGAGACCAACATCGTAAGTCCCCTTTGACTCCCCCATGAAAGAGACCAAACTCGCGAACAGATCAGGAGCGCCGTTACCGAGCGAGAGGAGAGTCACACCCGCAACAGTTGGAGACAAAGTTAAGAGCTTTGAGAGAGACTCGAGAGACGAACAGAAGTACTCTGAAGCTGTGTGACCCAAGACGTAGAAGAGGACGAGAAGCCAGAGGAAGAGGAGGGACTGACCCAGTAATGGGAAGCCATCGAAGTTGCAGTAGAGGAAGGAGAGGTAGTCGATGAAGCCTTGGCTCGCGCAAGGGTCGATGGACTTGAGGTAAGCACACTTTGATTTGTAGTCATGGAAGTGATTCAGAGCACTGCAATTGTTGTCTGATTTAGGTCTCAGGGCGCTTGAATCAACGGGGCTTGTGAAGAGGAGACaggagaggaggaggatgaggaATGAGTAACCAGAACGGGTTGGAGAAAATGGATATCCCATCAATCAAGTGAAACCTGAAACTCGagaaaaaaacagagcaaaCCGGATTAAAAACAGAGCAAACAGCAAAGGTGAGATTTTTACGaaggaaattaaaatatatttaatgggTTTGTCTCAACAGATCATGAAACGAACTTAACgcggagagagagggagagaggagGATAAAGCACTGACCTTTAATAAGATTTGGATAAAGCAAAGAAGGAAGGAATCTACTGGACTACGGAAGAGTTCTCGCGGGGAAGAAGACACGCACAcccacaaacacacacacacttgAAGAGGACCTGTTGAAGACAAACGTCAGGAAACAGAGAATCCGAATTGTATTTTTagctttttttaaatataaaaattgtcaTTACCCTTTTGGGGGCATCGGTGTATATGGAAATGAGCATATGTGTCGCCTTCACGATCGACCTTGCGTCACTGTCCCATTCCATTACGTTTTCAAGGAAAGGGATAGGAAGACGAGGCTTTATTAGCTTTTCCACAGTTAAACTAGTATTTTAAGAAGCCGACCAGCATATCTTTTTGTGCTTTTTGACTATGAAGACATTCtggttttgtttgttgttatcAATAACCGATCTAAATCAAAccggtttaaaatttaaaccggAATTGCTCGTTGAATTTGCTGGAATTACAAAATGAAAATGGAAAATAATAAACACAAGAACTTAATATTATGcaatatttaaagttaaatgcTACAAAAAGTTACAATTATCTTATTAGATAATCTATAATAATCTATAAATCGTTTtgacaaaacatattttaaaatagaaaatattttaaaatttaatattaaactgtttaaataaaaatattatcaactCTTTTGAAATCATAAACCagtaacttaaaataaaataaaaaggcaaagcatgcaaaaaaaaaaacagaatgaacgcagaaaacaaaaaaggaaTTTGTACCGtataaccataaaaaaaaacacaaatccacTATCTAACCAAAAACACcttctctctttatttttctttatatctctctctctaacttCTTACTAAAAATCTAATTACTCTTTTTTGTGGTTATTTGACAAATAAGCCCAAACAGAAAACTTGAGAATAAAGTTAAAAAGGAATTAATACAATCTTATTACTGAGATAAAGTAAACAAATGAATTAATAGTCAAATGAAGATAATTGTGTCATGAAGTTGACTTTTACTTTACAAAATGAGAACGCAAGCCGGGGTGGAGAGATGAGGATTTCCAATTtagtaaaagatttttttttctactttaaATAAGATAATGTTTGTTTCCAATTAAAATCgaagataaatatatacatatcaactAGCAAGTCGATGGGACTTGTCAGTGTGAACCGTGACCGGTGAAAGTATTCAAGTCTTGAGAGCAACGCGGTCTTCAAACGCGTCTCTTATTTTTGCTTTACATTGATTCTTTAATTGTGTGATTTATTCATTGCTTGAGAGCTATAAGTTGTCTAAGTGAGTAAATGCGATTGCATTAACACAAGAACCAACACGTACGTCCCATTCGATGGAAAGACCCATatactattttcttaatttttgtaaataaagtTAGATATTGCAGATAATGAAATCTTACATGGAGAG
Above is a window of Brassica napus cultivar Da-Ae chromosome A10, Da-Ae, whole genome shotgun sequence DNA encoding:
- the LOC106387750 gene encoding cation/calcium exchanger 2, which produces MGYPFSPTRSGYSFLILLLSCLLFTSPVDSSALRPKSDNNCSALNHFHDYKSKCAYLKSIDPCASQGFIDYLSFLYCNFDGFPLLGQSLLFLWLLVLFYVLGHTASEYFCSSLESLSKLLTLSPTVAGVTLLSLGNGAPDLFASLVSFMGESKGTYDVGLNTVVGGSSFVTCVVVGIISVSLHRRRVRVERSAFIRDVCFFCAAVGSLALILVYGKINLWGALGFCSLYAVYVVFVYLSWRFGGESCEFDVESVHKRGGSLGEPILEQRDDLDEDVVVVVVDDGRCYWKLMVWVITLPLYLPRRLTIPVVSEERWSKPIAVASVTSAPVLLSFLWNWKRNPTSFEAGVVYITGCSVGIVLGVVAGATTKKSHPPKKWLLPWLVGGFVMSMTWSYISAQELVALLTSLGYIFGVSPSILGLTVLAWGNSIGDLITNVTMALHDGDEGAQVAVSGCYAGPIFNTLFALGVSLVGCAWEIYPSSIVIKTDPRVLESLGFLVIGLVWSFLVLFSNRMRLGAVMGIGLLVIYLASLSIRIVQTVGDSH